The genomic DNA TAGAAGCTGTGTGCACTCGCACAGAGGGTAGAGGGTGCAATGTCATGCAACAGTCACACTGATCTCGTAGCTGTTGCTGCTACAAAAGTACATGTGCTTTGCGCTGTTGGTTTTCTGAGCTGTTAGAGGGAACGAGCTTGACAGAAAGATtattaatgtgttttaatttttacagaCTTGGTGTTTTGTCAGCCTGACCCTGTTCATGACAGGGTGTTGAGTGCCTGAGTATGTTGGTGGGAGTAGGATTGCCCTTTCAGCTCCTGGCTATCTGATAGCTGAGCTGTAACATGAAACCCTGAGATAGACAAACTAAAACCAAGGTCAGCCTTCATCTAGTAAGAGTTCTATCAAAGCACAGTTACTGTTACAAAGAAACATGCTGCTGGATCCTGCAAGTCCTTGTCCAAAAGGCAAGAGCATGACAGCaggtttcttcctctgctgccaaGCCTTCTGAAACTGGAGTGGGGAAGAATTTCATTAAATCAGAGTCGTAACAAGGTGTTTCTCTCTACATGTTAATAACCCTGTGTGTCTGACTTCAGAGCCTGCACAGTGAATAGATCTGTTATGCCTTGACTATCGCCGGCCCTCCCTTCCCTGCTAACGATGCTGTCTGCCCCTGCAGTTCCTGAGGGTGACAAAGCAGTACCTTCCTCACGTGGCCCGTCTGTGCCTGATCAGCACCTTCCTGGAGGATGGCATCCGCATGTGGTTCCAGTGGAGCGAACAGAGGGATTACATTGATGGCACGTGGAACTGTGGCTATTTCCTGGCCTCCATCTTTGTGTTCATAAATCTCTTCGGACAGCTGAGTAAGTGGCTCTAAGGCTGTTAAGGTGGATGCCAGAGCGCTCCAGTGTGTCTGCCACCCTGGCTGATGTAAGCGCTATGAATCATGTAAGCACGGGACACCTCACTGGTTTCTTAATAGTCATTGACAGCTTAGAACTGCTAGTACTGCATGAGCTGAATGAAAAGAACTCTTAATTGACCTGCATCAGCCTTTCCTGGAAGTAGTCTTAAGAGAATTTCTTGCAGCACACTACCTCAAAGCTGGAGATGCCAGGAGTCCATTAAGGCAATCTGTTTTCAATTCTGTGCATCCATCTATAAACTCATACCACGCCCCTGAGTTCTCTAAATGAAATACTCATGTTTTCTTAAACAGGGCAGTGTTAAGACTTTCTCAGTCTGCTGGTTTTACAGGTATTAATCTCAATAGCAAGGTCTTAACCTGCAGTTGGTACGCTTAAGCCTGAGACATGCTTATGTCAGATTTTCAAAGCCCAGGAATCAAAATAAGCTCAGAAGCAGAGCTTCTGTACATGTGTTAGGTGGACTTAGGGTATTAGAAATGAGAagtaaaattcttttctgtttatattaTAGTCCCTGATCTACTGCTCTTGATTGCTTTGccaatttttttgtcttgcctgggtttagatttttttaccCTGATGTTTTTGAGTAGAGAATCGGCTTAATTTAATGTAGTTAGCAGTCCTCGTGTCATAGTGGCAAAGGCTGTCAGTGCTTTGCGACAAAAGACTTCAGAGGatataaaacaaaagctttcaaGGAAGAGGAGTGCAGCATGTTTGCCCTAACAGTTATCTcattaaaaaagtagaaaatctGTAATgagttcagtttctttttaacttcttttaatACTTTAACACCAATAAATGCTGTACAGTGCTGTGTACCAGGGACTGCATTCAGCATGTGCTTTCCTCTGGTAAAATAAAAGATACTCCTGAaattataaaatactttaaaatgcaCTAAAACTTCTTGGTTCGCAAACTGATATGTGCCAGTGTGCCATTACAATTTCCTGCCTGATGTTTTCTGTGGCAcggctgaaaaaaatcagagtctGCTCAATGCAAAGGAAGTTTGCATTCCTGCAGCGTTTTTTCCTGTGCAAACCAGAAGTGTAACTGTGTTCAATTTCCCCAACTCAGGCGGCTGTATCCTGGTGCTGAGTAGGAACTTTGTGCAATATGCCTGCTTTGGACTGTTTGGAATTATAGCATTACAGGTAGGAGGCTTAAGTCTTCAGCCCTTCTAAACCCTGTCgttcacattttctctcttagCTCCAGTTCTACCaacattatttaaatacaaattgcAATGCTGGAGTTCTTCTCCGCCTAGTGCCAGTCCTCAATAGCAATGAactattttgcttcttttgttcttctgacaGGCCCAATAGATCCCTGGCTGTAATTGCAATTAGTCAGCTGAAGAAGTTGATTCAATAATTGACCAGTTTAGCAGTTTACCTGTATGTCAGTAGTGTCCCAGATGTGGAACTTGCAGTAGCTTTGGCCTTCAGCACACGGTTTTTGTAAAGGATTGTCCCCATCACAAAGGATCCAGGCTGGTAGCATCCTTCCTGTTCAAAACTGAttaattttttgggggggctaaTGCGCAGGTCTAATTCCGGCTTCTATTACCTGTTTTACACTGACTTGCCAGACCACGTTGATATAACCTACTTCATTTCCTTCAGTATAACATAATTCTAATTGATTTCTGCTACAGATAGTAGAGGCTTGAGATTAGGACATAAATTCATAACTTCAAGGTAATCTAGATGGTGTTTTaacctgttttcctctttgcctaGACTATTGCATACAGCATTCTATGGGACCTGAAGTTCTTGATGAGGTACGTCTGCTTCTTAAaggttttaataaaacagaatcaaaatTGTCTGTTGCTGGCAGAGGAAACTATCTTTGTACAtagtatttgtagaaagattttacAAATGATGCATTTGCATTAAACGAGAAATGACAGCACTTAAAGGAAGTATCTGTACAGTCTGTGTTAAACCACAGATGACAGGCTTAGtgctgcagaagggaaagaCTAATCCTAACCCAGGAGGATTGAGGTGCTGCTGCTACTGACCTCCTTGCCGAGAGCTTGCAGACAATTGTCTAGACTGATCAGTGAGCTGCTGTTATTTCCTAAATGGCTAAAATAGCAACTGTGCCTATGTGTGACTGAAGCCATTTTCTAGGAGAACTAAAGCCCACAGATACTAAAGTGGCTTCTGGGATTTTAAATACTGAAGACAGGTTTCTTAAATATGAGCTTTCTTGTCACGTCCCGAGTGATGGCTGCTTTTACCTTTTCACGTCTCTTCTCTGAggggagggcagaggcagcacaAGGACTGTGCTCTGGGCTTACCACACCTCTGTCAATGTGTAACTTCCTttagcagtgctgctgctctgttttctcagaGCAACCTCTGAACTACTTTGTCGTCTATGGCTAAGCCTGAGGTACAGAGTAAATTCCACACAATTGAATTTATGCTGTAACAGATGCTCTGTGGCTGTGCCTGATTTCTCTGGCAGGCTGTACGTACCTGCTCAGGTTTGTGTAAAGCGTTGTTGGGCACAGCGCTGCTGTTTCAGCTGTGAAGTCTAACGCAGACACCTCACAAGGTGCAGAGGCAGTCAGTGCTCACCAGCATGTGGATTCTTACTGAGCTGAAATTGTCAGATAAGACTGTAAATCTCTAAATCAGCACAAGCTGTAGTaaaatgctttctctgcctccatttctgtctttctgtagGAACCTTGCCCTTGGGGGAggcttgctgctgcttttggctgAGTCGCGCTCGGAGGGGAAGAGCATGTTCGCTGGAGTCCCTACCATGCGGGAAAGCTCTCCTAAACAGTACATGCAGCTCGGGGGCCGCGTGCTGCTGGTCCTCATGTTCATGACACTGCTACATTTTGATATGAACTTCTTTTCTGTAAGTATCTGAATATATAAAAGTATAAGTTAAGGAACAAGAATATAGTACCAACTCTCAGACTGGCTACAGGACCTATCAATGATCTTCACTTATTTTTCAGTAGAATTAATAGAAAATCTACTTAATCTATGCCATGACAACTTGTTCTTCTGAACTTATCTGTGCTCTGTTCTGATGTTTGTATCTATTTTAAGACCCATATGTAAGCTTGTGGGTTTCTTCCTTGCAGATTCTGCAGAACATTGTGGGCACAGCCCTGATTATTTTGGTGGCAATTGGCTTCAAGACGAAGCTGGCTGCCTTGACTCTAGTCATCTGGCTGTTTGGCATCAACATCTACTTCAACGCCTTCTGGACCATCCCAGCCTACAAACCCATGCACGACTTCCTCAAATACGATTTCTTCCAGACCATGTCTGTAATTGGAGGGCTCCTCCTCGTTGTTGCACTGGGCCCTGGCGGAGTCTCCatggatgagaagaaaaaagagtgGTAACAGGAATAGCAACGCTTCTTGGGACATAAACATGTTAAGTCCAGAACTGATTCTCTATGGATTCAACAAAAACTGCCAGCATTTTACACGTACATGCCCCCTTCCTCTTAAAGGCACAGATGTTTTGAATTTGATTTACAGTGGCACCAGTAATATAATAGATAAAATCCTATTTCTTCAAGGAACGTTGCCTAGGCTTAAACTAACTTCCTAGATTTGGAACTAACCCAAGGAACCTGCATTTTACTGATGCTTCAGTGAGTTGCAGTAGAACAGTTGCTGTTTAAAGTCAgcaatgctttaaaatttgAAGTACTGTGAGTGGATACAGCTGTGTCATTCAGGGAACTGTTGGGTTGCAGCTATAACTAAAGAAGTGGATCCCCTTTCTCACCCTCATCAATGCTGTCTTGTGCATAAGGAGTTCCATTGCTGGTTATAGCATTGCTTATCATGGTGgaaagcagcataaaaaaaaaaatcactggttATGTTGCTGCTAAGAGTTCTGTAATTCCATTTTGTTTAACAATAGGGGGACGCCTTTCCTGCCCTCAAATTGAGACgaaaagaaaaccctgaaagtAGTTTCATCCCCCTCTaggtgaaaaaaggaagagggtTTTCTAATGTGTCCCAGTTCTGCTCTTGAGGGGGACGAGGAAGAATCATGTATTGCTAATCAGGAAGCCTGCATGGCTAATCAGATGTCAAGAAGGGGGAGATATTCCTAAAGAGACAGAATATTATATTCTGTTAAAATTCTGTGCCAAAAGAACTCTTTGttcagcattttttcccccaaagttGCCCCTCATGAATTCCCAAGCAGGGAGCCAAGTAGTGTTGCAGGTTCCATAATAAAAGCTCCTTTCAGCTTCCATCCATGTATGTCCCAAATTCACATCTGAATTGCAGGTTATTTGTGAAAGCATCTTCAGAATTACAGAAactccctctttccctgctctTGGTACGTGCAAGATCAGAGCAGTCTATCTAACCTGTAGTTATTGCTTCTTAGAGCCACTTCTGTCAGTCTTTTGGCTGTAAAAGCCCCAGTTGACTGAAGAGCCGGGGGGCTGAGTTCAGCCCCTTCCCTCTGCCATCTCAGACCACACCTGAGATGCACAGGGAGGGAATGTGGCAGTCAGCTGTGCTGCCATCGCCCTGGCTCTCAGCTCGGGGTTCCAGCTGAAGGGTGCAAGTACAAAGCCTGGGCTGTGAGTGAGCAGCCAGGGATGTAACTTGCATATTCGGAAGGAGGAGCTCCTCAGTGTAGtggtgaggagagaggaaggcCCCATGTTCACCTCTCAGTGCCACAACCTCTGTGCCATGAGCATGCTTAGTGCTGCTCGGAGGAGGCGTTTTGCCCTCTGCTAGTCAACTAGGTGAACCCATTTCACTAGATCAGGAAAGAATTCTAGAAAGCATGAGCCCTACCACCTTGCTACCATCATGTTGTTTCCTTGCACTGTTGTCTCCCTTGAGAAAGCTGCTCAACTGTTTGTTCAAGGAGTAATTCAGCTGAGTGGCTCCAGCTGCTCACCAAGGTCCCCTGGTAAGCTGAATTGCCCAGACTGGTGTCCTTAATGGTTGCATTTTACGAGTACGAACCAGGCTGGGAGAACTGATGACAAATAAAGAGCCCTGTTGAAGGTTAAATCAGTGACTTCATGATCCTAAGGAGAAAGTAGCCTATAATAGTaagatgtgctgctgctgatggaAAAGAATTGTTGTGGAGGAGTAAGTGAGAGGGGAAGCCAGCATTAAAGTTCAGATCACcacagaaagctttctttttaaatcaattttgcAAGAGAAATTTTCACCTCAAGCATTCACTGTGCCTGTCTCTTCATAGCAAAACAAACTGGTCCTTTCAGTTATGGATACGCAGCACAGGAAGCTTTTGCTCAGTTTCCCTGCAGGTCCTAGAACAGTTTTAGACTCCGTCAAGGCAGCCATTCTCAGATAGCTTAACTGCTGTTGGCGTTTGT from Cuculus canorus isolate bCucCan1 chromosome 19, bCucCan1.pri, whole genome shotgun sequence includes the following:
- the SURF4 gene encoding surfeit locus protein 4 — its product is MGQNDIMSTAEDFADQFLRVTKQYLPHVARLCLISTFLEDGIRMWFQWSEQRDYIDGTWNCGYFLASIFVFINLFGQLSGCILVLSRNFVQYACFGLFGIIALQTIAYSILWDLKFLMRNLALGGGLLLLLAESRSEGKSMFAGVPTMRESSPKQYMQLGGRVLLVLMFMTLLHFDMNFFSILQNIVGTALIILVAIGFKTKLAALTLVIWLFGINIYFNAFWTIPAYKPMHDFLKYDFFQTMSVIGGLLLVVALGPGGVSMDEKKKEW